The proteins below come from a single Deltaproteobacteria bacterium genomic window:
- a CDS encoding type II toxin-antitoxin system PemK/MazF family toxin yields MRTIPAPSFVPSPQKFNWGADVLRIHLKKGEAGLEQDSDIIVDQIRSIDNRRFLDHLGVISDKNKRLLLSSLRIVILE; encoded by the coding sequence ATGAGAACCATCCCAGCACCCTCGTTTGTCCCATCACCACAAAAATTCAACTGGGGGGCAGACGTTCTGCGCATTCATCTAAAAAAAGGCGAGGCGGGACTTGAGCAGGATTCAGATATTATCGTCGATCAGATACGTTCGATCGACAACCGGCGGTTTCTTGATCATCTTGGGGTGATTTCGGATAAAAACAAACGACTTTTGCTGTCCAGCCTTCGAATTGTGATCCTTGAATAG
- a CDS encoding PIN domain-containing protein: MRVIIDTNIVLDVLLEREPFVQAAVNLFSLAEESVIEAFLCATTITTIDYLLTRSLPASTARAALRKLISLFEVASVNRLVIERALESKINDFEDAVLAESGRSAGVDSIVTRNTKDFFGSALKVFEPSEFLAQFNR; the protein is encoded by the coding sequence TTGAGAGTAATCATAGACACCAATATCGTGTTAGATGTGTTGCTTGAGCGTGAGCCTTTTGTGCAGGCTGCCGTGAACCTGTTTTCCCTTGCCGAGGAATCCGTTATCGAGGCTTTTCTTTGTGCTACGACTATTACAACAATCGACTACCTGCTTACCCGATCCCTTCCGGCCTCTACGGCGCGGGCTGCCTTACGGAAACTCATCAGTCTATTTGAAGTGGCCTCGGTGAATCGGCTTGTGATCGAACGCGCGCTCGAAAGCAAGATTAATGATTTCGAGGACGCGGTGTTGGCCGAGTCTGGTCGATCGGCCGGGGTTGATTCTATTGTAACCAGAAATACAAAGGACTTTTTCGGGTCCGCCCTGAAGGTCTTCGAACCCTCTGAATTCCTGGCTCAGTTCAATAGATAG